In Candidatus Cloacimonadota bacterium, one DNA window encodes the following:
- a CDS encoding amino acid permease, with protein sequence MKLKKGLNFFDVFSIATGAMISSGIFILPGLAFARTGPAVFISYFLAGILALIGIFSIVELSTAMPKAGGDYYFINRSLGPFIGTISGFLSWFALSLKSAFAIFGISELIFIVTGFPTFISSILVCVFFVVLNSVGVKEAAKFQVSLVSGLLILMVLYIIFGFSKINTSHFSPFAPNGINPIFVTAGFIFISFGGLLKVASVSEEVKNPKKNIPFGMIFSVIAVTIIYTLILIVTVGVLPTTIFSGSLTPIADAAKNIIGTPGFIIITIAALLAFITTANAGIMSASRYPLALSRDNLLPNAISKVNKRFKTPVLSILITGLFIILALLLPLEMLVKAASVVILTAYVLTNLAVIILRESKLKNYRPSFKAPLYPWMQIFGILIFSFFIIDLGLEAIEISLAFLLISVSFYMFYGRKKYAGEYALLHLLKRITDNRLTDHILETEFRDILCDRDNIKPDKFDKLVKNAKILDLHGPLGIDQLFEIISENVSPEIEIDKEEIFTL encoded by the coding sequence ATGAAGCTAAAAAAAGGATTAAATTTCTTCGATGTTTTCAGCATTGCCACAGGTGCAATGATAAGTTCCGGAATTTTTATCTTACCCGGACTTGCTTTTGCTCGCACCGGACCAGCAGTATTTATCTCATATTTTCTAGCCGGGATTTTGGCTTTAATCGGGATTTTCAGTATTGTCGAACTTTCTACAGCGATGCCCAAAGCAGGTGGTGATTACTATTTTATCAACAGGAGTTTAGGACCGTTTATCGGTACTATCTCGGGCTTTTTAAGCTGGTTTGCCTTATCACTGAAAAGTGCTTTCGCCATATTCGGTATATCGGAACTAATATTTATCGTCACCGGATTCCCAACCTTTATTTCTTCAATTCTTGTTTGCGTCTTTTTTGTTGTATTGAATTCTGTCGGAGTAAAAGAAGCAGCAAAATTCCAGGTTTCACTTGTTTCCGGTTTATTAATCCTGATGGTCTTATATATAATTTTCGGATTTTCCAAAATAAATACATCTCATTTTTCCCCTTTTGCTCCCAATGGTATTAATCCCATCTTTGTCACAGCAGGTTTTATTTTCATTTCTTTTGGCGGATTATTAAAAGTTGCCAGTGTTTCGGAAGAAGTTAAAAATCCCAAAAAGAATATTCCTTTCGGTATGATCTTTTCAGTAATTGCTGTAACTATTATCTATACTTTAATCCTTATTGTGACAGTTGGAGTTTTACCGACTACGATTTTTTCCGGTTCACTTACACCGATTGCGGATGCAGCCAAGAACATTATCGGAACTCCCGGATTTATCATCATCACGATTGCAGCTTTATTAGCTTTTATCACCACCGCAAATGCCGGAATAATGTCCGCATCTCGCTATCCGTTGGCTTTAAGCAGAGATAATCTTCTGCCGAATGCTATCAGCAAAGTCAACAAAAGATTTAAAACACCTGTTCTCTCGATCCTCATCACCGGATTATTTATTATTCTGGCTTTACTACTACCTTTGGAAATGTTAGTAAAAGCTGCTTCCGTTGTAATTTTAACTGCTTATGTTCTGACTAATCTAGCAGTAATTATCTTAAGAGAAAGCAAATTGAAGAATTACAGACCGAGTTTTAAAGCACCTTTATATCCCTGGATGCAAATTTTTGGAATTCTTATTTTTTCGTTTTTCATTATCGATCTTGGGCTCGAAGCGATCGAGATCAGCCTTGCTTTTCTGTTAATTAGTGTGAGTTTTTACATGTTTTACGGGAGAAAGAAATATGCTGGTGAATATGCGCTTTTGCATTTGCTGAAAAGAATAACCGATAACAGGTTAACAGATCATATTTTGGAAACAGAATTCAGGGATATTTTGTGTGACCGGGATAATATCAAACCTGATAAATTTGATAAACTGGTTAAAAATGCAAAAATATTAGATTTACATGGACCTCTTGGAATCGATCAGCTTTTTGAAATAATTTCGGAAAATGTTTCTCCTGAAATCGAGATAGATAAAGAAGAAATCTTTACTCTTTT
- a CDS encoding DUF1385 domain-containing protein: MNEKKKEIMVGGQAVIEGVMMRGPEYLATAIRRKNKKIELKKQKFISVTKNNKFLGFPIIRGFISLIEMMIIGFKSLTFSAKRAELDWEEEEKENGKKKKKEKSESRKKIEEFFSYVFAFGLAFLLFAFLPYQIAEWMKLAKENIYFNLFAGTIRIIFFVLYIWLIGMMKDVKRIFQYHGAEHKSVYAYENNSNLKSNDVQKFSTLHPRCGTSFIFFVLLIAILIFSIVDTVVAKYFGVPSVLVRLGYHFLMMPFISGISYEVLKLSGKNINHPLVKIMTAPGLALQRITTQPPDNEQIEVAVIAMKCALEMDISEYQNLKFIEDEK, from the coding sequence TCTGGCAACAGCGATCAGAAGAAAAAATAAAAAAATTGAGTTAAAAAAACAGAAATTTATCAGTGTTACCAAAAACAATAAATTTTTAGGATTTCCGATAATTCGTGGTTTTATTTCCCTGATCGAGATGATGATCATCGGATTTAAATCCTTAACTTTTTCTGCGAAAAGAGCAGAACTGGATTGGGAAGAAGAAGAAAAGGAAAATGGGAAAAAAAAGAAAAAAGAAAAATCTGAATCCCGTAAAAAGATAGAAGAATTTTTCAGTTATGTCTTTGCTTTCGGACTGGCTTTCCTGCTTTTTGCTTTCCTGCCGTACCAGATCGCTGAATGGATGAAGCTTGCCAAAGAGAATATCTATTTTAATCTTTTTGCAGGTACGATCAGGATTATTTTTTTTGTTTTATATATCTGGTTGATCGGGATGATGAAAGATGTGAAAAGGATTTTCCAATATCACGGTGCGGAACATAAATCTGTTTATGCTTATGAAAATAACAGTAATTTAAAATCCAATGATGTGCAGAAATTTTCTACTTTACATCCGCGTTGTGGTACAAGTTTTATATTTTTCGTGCTGCTTATCGCTATTTTGATCTTTTCCATCGTCGATACTGTCGTTGCTAAATATTTCGGTGTTCCGTCTGTTCTGGTTAGGCTTGGTTATCATTTTTTGATGATGCCTTTCATTTCGGGAATTTCTTATGAAGTGCTGAAACTTTCCGGTAAAAATATCAATCACCCTTTGGTTAAGATCATGACTGCTCCCGGACTTGCTTTGCAGAGAATAACGACTCAACCACCTGATAACGAGCAAATAGAAGTGGCTGTAATTGCTATGAAATGTGCTCTGGAAATGGATATTTCAGAATATCAAAACCTGAAATTTATTGAGGATGAAAAATGA
- a CDS encoding peptide chain release factor 1, translating into MIPEAKIKSLREEYNNLKLDIYDTSKMADRRYYSKISKRFKELEEILNCYDEKLELEFSISENEKLLNTEKDEELKTLFLEENQELMLELEEKNEKLKELLSPKDPNDEKDVIVEIRAGTGGEEAALFVADLYRMYSYFAEKKKWKQSVISSNPTGVGGFKEVVFSLTGENVYGTMRFESGVHRVQRVPETESQGRIHTSAISVAVLPEADDVDVEINEKELKIDVYRSSGHGGQSVNTTDSAVRITHLPTGMVVICQDEKSQLKNKNKAMKVLRSRLLDLEIAKQEAEIANSRRSQVGTGDRSAKIRTYNFPQSRVTDHRINLTSYKLNNILTGELDEFIDALRIAYKNEKLQK; encoded by the coding sequence ATGATCCCGGAAGCAAAGATCAAGTCATTAAGAGAAGAATATAACAATCTGAAACTTGATATTTACGATACTTCCAAAATGGCTGATAGGAGATATTACAGTAAAATCTCAAAAAGATTTAAGGAACTGGAAGAAATCTTAAATTGTTATGATGAAAAATTAGAACTTGAATTTTCTATTTCTGAAAATGAAAAACTGCTGAATACTGAAAAGGACGAGGAATTAAAGACTTTATTTTTGGAAGAAAATCAGGAATTAATGCTCGAACTGGAAGAAAAGAATGAAAAGTTGAAAGAACTCCTTTCTCCAAAAGATCCGAATGATGAGAAAGATGTGATTGTCGAAATCAGAGCAGGAACAGGCGGGGAAGAGGCTGCTTTGTTCGTTGCTGATCTTTATCGAATGTATTCTTATTTTGCTGAAAAAAAAAAATGGAAGCAATCTGTAATTTCTTCCAATCCAACCGGAGTAGGAGGATTTAAAGAGGTTGTTTTTTCTCTTACCGGTGAGAATGTTTATGGAACAATGCGTTTTGAGAGCGGAGTTCATCGCGTTCAAAGAGTTCCTGAAACCGAATCTCAAGGTCGTATCCATACTTCTGCGATCAGTGTTGCTGTCCTTCCCGAAGCCGATGATGTCGATGTCGAGATCAATGAAAAAGAATTGAAGATCGATGTTTATCGCTCTTCCGGTCATGGCGGACAAAGTGTGAATACAACCGATTCTGCTGTCAGAATTACGCATCTTCCAACCGGAATGGTCGTGATCTGCCAGGATGAGAAATCCCAGCTGAAAAATAAAAATAAAGCAATGAAGGTTTTGCGTTCCCGTTTACTCGATCTGGAAATTGCCAAGCAGGAAGCAGAAATTGCTAATTCCAGAAGATCTCAAGTTGGTACAGGAGATAGAAGCGCTAAAATTCGAACCTATAATTTTCCTCAATCCAGAGTAACAGACCACAGAATTAATTTGACTTCTTATAAATTGAATAATATTTTGACAGGTGAATTGGATGAATTTATCGATGCTTTGAGGATTGCTTATAAGAATGAAAAGTTACAAAAATGA